The stretch of DNA CTCGTCAATGTAAACCAGCCCCCGCGTCACCAGCTCCACCTCGCGCAGAATCTCGCCGGTCTGGCGGCTGACGGCGACGATGATGACCAGGATGCCGTCGTCGGCCATGGTCCGGCGGTCGCGCAGGACGATGGGCCCCACGTCGCCCACGCCCTTGCCGTCCACCAGGATGCGCCCGGCGGGCACCGGCTCCCCCCACCAGGCCCCCTCGGCGTCCAAGAGAAGCCGCGCCCCGACGTGGGGGATGAGTATCTTCCGCTCGTCCATCCCCAGGGCTTCCACCAGGCGCTTGTGGGCGTAAAGCTGGCGGTACTCGCCGTGGACCGGGATGAAGTATTCCGGCTTCGCGGCCCGCATCGCCTCGGCCAACTCGTCGGCGTAGGCGTGGCCGGAGACGTGGACCTGGGCAACCCCTTGGTAGAGAGCCCGGGCGCCGTGGAGGAAGATGCGGTCTATCAGGCGGCCGATTGCCACCTCGTTGCCCGGAATCATTCGGGCGGAAAAGATGACCAAATCATTGGCCTCGAGCTTGATGTGCTTGTGCTCCCCCTCGACGATGCGCGCCAGGGCCGAGAGCGGCTCCCCCTGGCTGCCGGAGACGAGAAGTGTGAGGCGGCTGGCCGGCAGGTCGCCCAAATCCTTAGGCGAGACAAGCATCCCGCCGGGAATCCGCAGGTAGCCGAGCTCCTGGGCGATGCGGACGTTTTTTTCCACCGCGCGCCCGGAGACGACCAGGCTGCGGCCGGTCTCCTCGCAGGCGTCCACCACTCCCTGGATGCGGTGGATGTGGCTGGCGAAGGTGGTGAGGATTATCCGGCCCCGAGTCCCGCGGAAGGCCTCCAGAATTCCCTCCTGGGCCACGGTTTCCGACTGGGAGTGCCCGGTGAACTCGGCGTTGGTGGAATCGGACAAAAGGAGCCTGACTCCCCGTTTGCCGTAGTAGCGCAGCCGGGGGATGGGGTCGTGGCGCCGGCCGACGGGGGTCGGGTCGAGCTTGAAATCGCCGGTGTGGAGAATGACCCCGGCGCGGGTCGAGACGGCCAGGGCCAGGCTGTCGGCCGTGGAGTGGGAGACGGCGATCGGCTCGAACTCGAAGCCGCCGATGCTGAACTTCCGCCCGGCCTTTATCTCCACCCGCTCCACGTCGGGCGTCTCCGGGAACTCGCGCAGCTTGCCGTCAATGAAGCCCAGGGTCAGGCGTGAGCCGTAGAGCGGCGCCGGCACCCGGGGCAGAACGTAGGGCAGCCCCCCGATATGGTCCTCGTGGCAGTGGGTGAAGACGTAGGCCAGCAGCCGGTCGGCGTGTGCCTCCAGGTAGCTCGTCTCCGGGATGACGGAATCCACGCCGAGGAGAGTGTCGTCGGGGAAGGCCTGGCCGCAATCCACGACCACGATGCCCGAATTG from bacterium encodes:
- a CDS encoding ribonuclease J codes for the protein MDTIRTTGELEERRKTLERELPSGGVALTFLGGVGEFGKNMLLLEDNSGIVVVDCGQAFPDDTLLGVDSVIPETSYLEAHADRLLAYVFTHCHEDHIGGLPYVLPRVPAPLYGSRLTLGFIDGKLREFPETPDVERVEIKAGRKFSIGGFEFEPIAVSHSTADSLALAVSTRAGVILHTGDFKLDPTPVGRRHDPIPRLRYYGKRGVRLLLSDSTNAEFTGHSQSETVAQEGILEAFRGTRGRIILTTFASHIHRIQGVVDACEETGRSLVVSGRAVEKNVRIAQELGYLRIPGGMLVSPKDLGDLPASRLTLLVSGSQGEPLSALARIVEGEHKHIKLEANDLVIFSARMIPGNEVAIGRLIDRIFLHGARALYQGVAQVHVSGHAYADELAEAMRAAKPEYFIPVHGEYRQLYAHKRLVEALGMDERKILIPHVGARLLLDAEGAWWGEPVPAGRILVDGKGVGDVGPIVLRDRRTMADDGILVIIVAVSRQTGEILREVELVTRGLVYIDENEAFMGELSARVHELIAEAEPEVREDRELFADWLRRKTRRFIQKKLERRPLVVPVIYEL